A window from Carassius gibelio isolate Cgi1373 ecotype wild population from Czech Republic chromosome B3, carGib1.2-hapl.c, whole genome shotgun sequence encodes these proteins:
- the LOC127953017 gene encoding SUMO-conjugating enzyme UBC9, which translates to MSGIALSRLSQERKDWRKDHPFGFVAVPTKNPDGTMNLMNWECAIPGKKGTLWEGGLYKLRVLFKDDYPSSPPKCKFEPPIFHPNVYPSGTVCLSILEEEKDWRPAITIKQILLGIQELLNEPNIQDPAQAEAYTIYCQNRMDYEKRVRAQAKRFAPA; encoded by the exons ATGTCTGGGATTGCTTTGAGTAGACTGTCACAGGAGCGcaaagactggaggaaagatcaTCCTTTT GGTTTTGTGGCAGTACCAACCAAAAACCCAGATGGCACCATGAATCTCATGAATTGGGAATGTGCAATACCAGGGAAAAAGGGG ACTCTTTGGGAAGGAGGACTGTACAAACTGAGAGTGCTCTTTAAGGATGATTACCCATCTTCACCACCAAAGT GCAAGTTTGAGCCTCCAATCTTTCATCCAAACGTCTATCCTTCAGGCACAGTGTGTCTGTCCATACTGGAGGAAGAGAAGGACTGGAGACCAGCCATCACCATCAAACAA ATACTGTTGGGCATCCAGGAGCTCCTGAATGAGCCCAACATTCAGGACCCAGCGCAGGCTGAGGCCTATACGATATACTG TCAAAACAGGATGGACTACGAAAAGCGTGTGAGGGCACAAGCTAAGAGATTCGCTCCTGCATAG